One window of Streptomyces sp. FIT100 genomic DNA carries:
- a CDS encoding DUF485 domain-containing protein yields the protein MAIDAPPPEGGRDTSPAQPTTEEFVEEQESAEFGELRRSYRSFAFPLTVAFIAWYLLYVLLSNYAGGFMGTKLFGNINVAFVFGLAQFATTFLIAWFYARHAADKLDPKAEAIKSRMERTEATEADA from the coding sequence GTGGCTATCGATGCACCGCCGCCCGAGGGCGGTAGGGACACCAGCCCTGCCCAGCCCACGACGGAGGAGTTCGTCGAAGAGCAGGAGAGTGCGGAATTCGGCGAACTGCGCCGCTCGTACCGCTCCTTCGCCTTCCCCCTGACCGTCGCCTTCATCGCCTGGTACCTGCTCTACGTGCTGCTGTCCAACTACGCCGGCGGCTTCATGGGCACCAAGCTCTTCGGCAACATCAACGTGGCCTTCGTCTTCGGGCTCGCCCAGTTCGCCACGACCTTCCTCATCGCCTGGTTCTATGCGCGGCACGCGGCCGACAAGCTCGACCCCAAGGCGGAAGCGATCAAGTCCCGTATGGAGCGCACGGAGGCAACGGAGGCCGACGCATGA
- a CDS encoding S8 family serine peptidase has translation MAHPRSRRTRAIALPAGLALTASLGFLPAGAASALPADDAATAATATATADGPKLSYVVNTYGGHYTAASVKRAIEKAGGTVVIAYDQIGVIVVHSQNPDFAEQIRKVRGVSSAGATRTNPIAPQADTAIDLEQPLGSAEATRAAAQATDEQDPFEPLQWDLPAIKADKAHQKTLGSKKVTVAVIDTGVDDTHPDLAPSFDVAASANCVSGKPDTTPGSWRPAAGESDHGTHVAGTIAAAKNGVGVTGVAPGVKVSGIKVANPDGFFYTESVVCGFIWAAEHGVDVTNNSYYTDPWLFACKNDADQKALLESVTRATRYAERKGAVNVAAAGNSRMDLAADELTDTTSPNDTTPVTRQINPRECLDYPTMLPGVVTVSATGAKGLKSSYSNYGHGNIDIAAPGGDSTAYQAPDAPATSGLILSTVMNGGYGYKAGTSMASPHVAGVAALIKSAHPRASAAEVKALLYAQADDTACGAPYDINGDGTIDAVCEGGKSNNGFYGTGMTDALDAVRR, from the coding sequence ATGGCTCATCCGCGATCCAGACGAACGCGTGCGATAGCCCTGCCCGCAGGTCTGGCGCTCACGGCCTCGCTCGGATTCCTGCCCGCGGGCGCGGCGTCGGCGCTCCCCGCCGACGACGCCGCCACTGCCGCGACGGCGACGGCGACGGCCGACGGGCCGAAGCTGTCGTACGTGGTCAACACGTACGGCGGTCACTACACCGCCGCGTCGGTGAAGCGGGCGATCGAGAAGGCCGGCGGCACGGTGGTGATCGCCTACGACCAGATAGGCGTCATCGTCGTCCACTCGCAGAACCCCGACTTCGCGGAGCAGATACGCAAGGTCAGGGGAGTCTCCTCGGCCGGCGCCACCCGCACCAACCCGATAGCCCCGCAGGCCGACACGGCCATCGACCTGGAGCAGCCGCTCGGTTCGGCCGAGGCGACCAGGGCCGCGGCGCAGGCGACGGACGAGCAGGACCCGTTCGAGCCCCTCCAGTGGGACCTGCCCGCCATCAAAGCGGACAAGGCCCACCAGAAGACGCTCGGCAGCAAGAAGGTCACCGTCGCGGTCATCGACACGGGTGTCGACGACACCCACCCCGATCTCGCGCCGAGCTTCGATGTCGCGGCCTCCGCCAACTGCGTCAGCGGCAAGCCGGACACCACGCCCGGCTCCTGGCGTCCCGCCGCGGGCGAGAGCGACCACGGCACCCATGTGGCGGGCACCATCGCCGCCGCGAAGAACGGTGTGGGCGTCACCGGTGTCGCGCCCGGCGTGAAGGTCTCCGGCATCAAGGTGGCCAACCCGGACGGCTTCTTCTACACCGAGTCGGTCGTCTGCGGCTTCATCTGGGCCGCCGAGCACGGTGTCGACGTCACCAACAACAGCTACTACACGGACCCGTGGCTGTTCGCGTGCAAGAACGACGCGGACCAGAAGGCCCTTCTGGAGTCGGTCACCCGGGCGACCCGGTACGCGGAGCGCAAGGGCGCGGTGAACGTCGCCGCGGCCGGCAACTCCCGGATGGACCTGGCGGCGGACGAGCTGACCGACACGACCAGCCCCAACGACACGACGCCGGTGACGCGCCAGATCAACCCGCGCGAGTGCCTCGACTACCCGACCATGCTGCCGGGTGTCGTCACGGTCTCCGCGACCGGTGCCAAGGGCCTGAAGTCGTCGTACTCGAACTACGGCCACGGCAACATCGACATCGCGGCCCCGGGCGGGGACTCGACGGCCTACCAGGCGCCGGACGCCCCGGCGACCAGCGGGCTGATCCTGTCCACGGTGATGAACGGCGGATACGGCTACAAGGCCGGTACGTCGATGGCCTCCCCGCACGTCGCGGGCGTCGCCGCGCTCATCAAGTCGGCGCACCCGCGCGCCTCGGCGGCCGAGGTCAAGGCGCTGCTGTACGCGCAGGCCGACGACACCGCGTGCGGTGCGCCGTACGACATCAACGGTGACGGCACGATCGACGCGGTCTGCGAGGGCGGCAAGAGCAACAACGGGTTCTACGGGACCGGTATGACGGACGCGCTGGACGCGGTGCGCCGCTAG
- a CDS encoding CoA transferase, whose product MTTSATELLWAALDGDSGLTGRVSYGGPSGLLAARLPVMELARATVAVCALAAAEYAAAAGGCGPIPAVRVDDGAVATAFVSERRLLVDGRAPVAFAPLSRFWRTSDGWVRTHANYPHHRAALLAALGTDEAGVESALAERRALDVEEAVYAAGGLAIALRTPEEWAAHPQGAAVADGPPLTRERLDDAPPRRRGSGPLRVLDLTRVIAGPVATRTLALLGADVLRIDPPRLPELPDQHADTGFGKRSATLDLDHPADRRTFDELLDRADVLVTGYRPGALDRFGPATRPGLVVARLSAWGDDGPWSGRRGFDSLVQAATGIALLEGSPERPGALPAQALDHGTGYLLAAAVLRSLTEQRSDGGTRLVRPALARTARFLTHVLPRPAPPAADAVPYAPGPWLSESAGPLGRLRHARSPVSYDGGPEDWARPPGVWGGDAAAWT is encoded by the coding sequence ATGACCACTTCTGCGACCGAGTTGCTGTGGGCGGCCCTCGACGGCGACTCCGGGCTGACCGGCCGAGTCTCGTACGGCGGCCCGTCGGGGCTGCTCGCGGCCCGGCTGCCCGTCATGGAACTGGCCAGGGCCACGGTCGCGGTGTGCGCCCTCGCGGCGGCCGAGTACGCGGCGGCGGCCGGCGGGTGCGGTCCGATCCCCGCGGTACGGGTCGACGACGGGGCCGTCGCGACCGCGTTCGTCAGCGAGCGCCGGCTGCTGGTGGACGGGCGGGCTCCGGTGGCGTTCGCCCCGCTGTCCCGGTTCTGGCGCACCTCCGACGGCTGGGTGCGCACCCACGCCAACTACCCGCACCACCGGGCCGCGTTGCTGGCCGCGCTGGGCACGGACGAGGCGGGGGTGGAGTCCGCGCTGGCGGAGCGCCGGGCGCTCGACGTCGAGGAGGCCGTGTACGCGGCCGGGGGCCTGGCGATCGCCCTGCGCACCCCCGAGGAGTGGGCGGCGCATCCGCAGGGCGCGGCGGTGGCGGATGGACCTCCGCTGACCCGGGAGCGGCTGGACGACGCGCCGCCTCGGCGGCGCGGCTCGGGCCCGCTGAGGGTCCTCGACCTGACCCGTGTCATCGCGGGGCCGGTCGCGACGCGCACGCTCGCACTGCTCGGCGCGGACGTGCTGCGCATCGACCCGCCCCGGCTGCCCGAACTCCCGGACCAGCACGCCGACACCGGCTTCGGCAAGCGGTCCGCCACGCTGGACCTGGACCACCCCGCGGACCGGCGGACGTTCGACGAACTCCTCGACCGGGCGGACGTCCTCGTCACCGGCTACCGCCCGGGCGCGCTGGACCGCTTCGGTCCGGCCACCCGGCCGGGGCTGGTGGTCGCGCGGCTCTCGGCATGGGGTGACGACGGGCCCTGGAGCGGACGGCGCGGCTTCGACAGCCTCGTCCAGGCGGCGACGGGGATCGCGCTGCTGGAGGGCTCCCCTGAGCGTCCCGGAGCGCTGCCCGCGCAGGCGCTCGACCACGGCACGGGGTATCTCCTCGCCGCGGCGGTGCTCCGCTCGCTGACCGAGCAGCGGTCCGACGGCGGCACGCGTCTGGTCCGGCCCGCCCTGGCCCGTACGGCCCGCTTCCTGACCCATGTCCTGCCACGGCCCGCGCCACCGGCCGCGGACGCGGTCCCGTACGCCCCCGGGCCCTGGCTCTCCGAGTCGGCCGGCCCTCTCGGCCGTCTGCGCCACGCCCGCTCTCCCGTGTCGTACGACGGCGGACCTGAGGACTGGGCCCGGCCGCCGGGGGTGTGGGGCGGGGACGCGGCGGCCTGGACATAG
- a CDS encoding zinc-dependent alcohol dehydrogenase family protein, whose amino-acid sequence MRATTIHGPFDMRVEEVPDPAVREPTDVVVRVLRACICGSDLWAYRGESQRQPGQRIGHEFLGTVVEAGARVTGFVPGDLVVAPFVWADGACEYCAEGLQTSCPQGGFWGSPGSDGGQGEAVRVPFADATLVKLPADAAFDDRLLTALLALSDVLGTGHHAALGAGVTKGSTVAVVGDGAVGLCGVIAAKRLGAERIIALGRHQVRTDLARTFGATDVVAVRGEEAVAAVRDLTGGQGAHAVIEAVGTEQSMRTAVGITRDGGAIGYVGVPHGSGTGLDLGVMFDRNIALRGGVAPVRAYIPELLPDVLDGTVDPSPVFDVTVGLDGVPDGYRAMDNRTALKVLVKP is encoded by the coding sequence ATGCGTGCCACCACCATCCACGGCCCGTTCGACATGCGCGTGGAGGAGGTGCCGGATCCGGCGGTCCGGGAGCCGACCGACGTCGTCGTGCGCGTGCTGCGGGCCTGTATCTGCGGCAGCGACCTGTGGGCGTACCGCGGCGAGTCGCAGCGGCAGCCCGGGCAGCGGATCGGCCATGAGTTCCTGGGCACGGTGGTGGAGGCCGGTGCGCGGGTGACCGGCTTCGTGCCCGGTGACCTGGTCGTCGCGCCGTTCGTCTGGGCCGACGGCGCCTGCGAGTACTGCGCGGAAGGGCTCCAGACCTCCTGCCCGCAGGGCGGTTTCTGGGGCTCGCCCGGCTCCGACGGCGGCCAGGGCGAGGCCGTGCGCGTGCCCTTCGCCGACGCCACCCTCGTCAAGCTCCCCGCCGACGCGGCCTTCGACGACCGGCTGCTGACCGCGCTCCTCGCGCTCTCCGACGTCCTCGGCACCGGCCACCACGCCGCCCTCGGCGCGGGCGTCACCAAGGGCTCCACCGTCGCGGTCGTCGGCGACGGCGCGGTCGGCCTGTGCGGGGTGATCGCCGCGAAGCGGCTCGGCGCGGAGCGGATCATCGCGCTCGGCCGCCACCAGGTCCGTACGGATCTGGCGCGGACCTTCGGTGCCACGGACGTCGTCGCGGTGCGCGGCGAGGAGGCCGTGGCCGCGGTGCGGGACCTGACCGGCGGGCAGGGCGCGCACGCCGTCATCGAGGCCGTCGGCACCGAGCAGTCGATGCGGACGGCCGTCGGGATCACCCGGGACGGCGGCGCCATCGGCTACGTGGGTGTGCCGCACGGCAGCGGCACCGGTCTCGACCTCGGGGTCATGTTCGACCGGAACATCGCGCTGCGGGGCGGGGTGGCGCCGGTCCGTGCGTACATCCCCGAGCTGCTGCCGGACGTCCTGGACGGCACGGTCGACCCGTCGCCGGTCTTCGACGTGACGGTCGGGCTGGACGGCGTCCCGGACGGCTACCGCGCGATGGACAACCGGACGGCGCTGAAGGTCCTGGTCAAACCGTAG
- a CDS encoding lysoplasmalogenase has protein sequence MSAARGPARLLLVLFAAAVLLDLGALLAGWRTGHMVAKPLLMPLLAAYAVTRGAPRPLIAALLCGWAGDVLLMTGADWAFLAGMGAFAAGHVCYLVLFGRRRPGRALGIAYATVLAASLALLWADLPAGLRIPVAGYSLLLTAVAYRSSVLGRTAGAGGALFLLSDMLLATGLAEWRQPALPDFWIMLTYVAAQYLLTTGALDAQGRAAAEGRAYRESRTAV, from the coding sequence ATGAGCGCGGCAAGAGGTCCCGCACGGCTCCTCCTCGTGCTGTTCGCGGCCGCCGTACTCCTCGACCTCGGCGCCCTGCTCGCCGGCTGGCGTACCGGGCATATGGTCGCCAAGCCGCTGCTGATGCCCCTGCTCGCGGCGTACGCGGTCACACGCGGCGCGCCCCGCCCGCTGATCGCGGCCCTGCTCTGCGGCTGGGCCGGGGACGTGCTCCTGATGACGGGCGCCGACTGGGCGTTCCTCGCCGGGATGGGGGCCTTCGCCGCCGGGCACGTCTGCTATCTCGTGCTCTTCGGCCGCCGGCGCCCGGGCCGGGCGCTCGGCATCGCCTACGCCACCGTCCTCGCCGCGTCGCTCGCGCTGCTCTGGGCCGATCTGCCCGCGGGGCTGCGGATCCCCGTCGCCGGATACTCGCTGCTGCTCACGGCCGTGGCCTACCGCTCCAGCGTGCTCGGGCGCACGGCGGGCGCGGGCGGGGCGTTGTTCCTGCTCTCCGACATGCTCCTCGCGACCGGACTCGCCGAGTGGCGGCAGCCGGCCCTGCCGGACTTCTGGATCATGCTCACGTACGTGGCGGCGCAGTACCTGCTGACGACGGGCGCCCTGGACGCACAGGGCCGCGCGGCCGCCGAGGGCCGGGCGTACCGTGAGTCGCGTACTGCCGTCTGA
- a CDS encoding sterol desaturase family protein, with translation MPPNLPDVVLWSIPAFILLTVLEMVSYRLHPDEDSAGYEAKDAATSISMGLGSLFFDVLWKIPVVAVYTAVYELTPLRVPVLWWTVPLMLLAQDFFYYWSHRGHHVIRILWACHVVHHSSRKFNFSTALRQPWTGFTSWPFYLPLIACGVHPAALAFCSSVNLVYQFWIHTERIDKLPRPVEFLFNTPSHHRVHHASQGSYLDRNYGGILIVWDRLFRSFAAETERPVYGLTKNIATYNPLRVATHEYVSIARDLRAASGWHERAGRLFRGPGWQPPGTAQGAAGGTAAEPAAEPAG, from the coding sequence ATGCCGCCCAACCTGCCCGATGTCGTGCTGTGGTCCATACCCGCCTTCATCCTGCTCACCGTCCTGGAGATGGTGAGCTACCGCCTCCATCCGGACGAGGACTCCGCCGGCTACGAGGCGAAGGACGCCGCCACGAGCATCTCCATGGGACTCGGCAGCCTCTTCTTCGACGTCCTGTGGAAGATCCCGGTCGTCGCCGTCTACACCGCCGTGTACGAGCTCACCCCGCTCCGGGTCCCCGTCCTGTGGTGGACCGTCCCGCTGATGCTGCTGGCGCAGGACTTCTTCTACTACTGGTCCCACCGCGGCCACCACGTCATCCGGATCCTGTGGGCCTGCCACGTCGTCCACCACTCCAGCCGGAAGTTCAACTTCAGCACCGCGCTGCGGCAGCCGTGGACCGGGTTCACCAGCTGGCCGTTCTACCTGCCCCTCATCGCCTGCGGCGTCCACCCGGCCGCGCTCGCGTTCTGCTCGTCCGTCAATCTCGTCTACCAGTTCTGGATCCACACCGAGCGGATCGACAAGCTGCCCCGGCCCGTCGAGTTCCTGTTCAACACGCCCTCCCACCACCGGGTCCACCACGCCTCGCAGGGCAGCTACCTGGACCGGAACTACGGCGGGATCCTCATCGTCTGGGACCGGCTCTTCCGGTCGTTCGCGGCCGAGACCGAGCGGCCCGTGTACGGGCTCACCAAGAACATCGCGACGTACAACCCGCTGCGCGTCGCCACGCACGAGTACGTCTCCATCGCCCGCGACCTGCGCGCGGCGAGCGGCTGGCACGAGCGGGCCGGGCGGCTGTTCCGCGGGCCCGGGTGGCAGCCGCCGGGGACCGCACAGGGCGCGGCGGGCGGTACGGCGGCGGAGCCCGCGGCGGAGCCGGCCGGATGA